A DNA window from Gemmatimonadales bacterium contains the following coding sequences:
- a CDS encoding (2Fe-2S)-binding protein, producing MKRSVSLSVNGTTRTAEVEPRALLAHVLRDDLNLTGTKIGCDTSQCGACTVLIDGRAVKSCTMLAVQAEGAQITTIEGLATNGNLHPLQNAFWEKHGLQCGFCTPGVILTAVDLLGQNPDPSEAEIRHAIDGNYCRCTGYQNIVAAIKAAASTLRGAAPARAAS from the coding sequence ATGAAACGAAGTGTCAGCCTTTCCGTGAACGGCACGACCCGCACCGCCGAGGTCGAGCCGAGAGCGTTGCTCGCGCACGTCCTGCGCGACGACCTCAACCTCACCGGCACGAAAATCGGCTGCGACACGAGCCAGTGCGGCGCGTGCACCGTGCTCATCGACGGCCGGGCGGTGAAGAGCTGCACGATGCTCGCGGTGCAGGCGGAGGGCGCGCAGATCACGACCATCGAGGGCCTCGCGACGAACGGGAACCTGCACCCGCTCCAGAACGCGTTCTGGGAGAAGCATGGCCTCCAGTGCGGCTTCTGCACGCCGGGCGTGATCCTGACCGCCGTGGACCTGCTCGGCCAGAACCCCGACCCGAGCGAGGCGGAGATCCGTCACGCGATCGATGGGAACTACTGTCGCTGCACCGGCTACCAGAACATCGTCGCCGCCATCAAGGCTGCGGCGTCCACCCTGCGCGGGGCCGCTCCTGCCCGCGCGGCGTCCTGA